A single region of the Gorilla gorilla gorilla isolate KB3781 chromosome 1, NHGRI_mGorGor1-v2.1_pri, whole genome shotgun sequence genome encodes:
- the LOC115930425 gene encoding chymotrypsin-like elastase family member 3B yields the protein MMLRLLSSLLLVAVASGYGPPSSRPSSRVVNGEDAVPYSWPWQVSLQYEKSGSFYHTCGGSLIAPDWVVTAGHCISSSRTYQVVLGEYDRAVKEGPEQVIPINSEDLFVHPLWNSSCVACGNDIALIKLSRSAQLGDAVQLASLPPAGDILPNETPCYITGWGRLYTNGPLPDKLQEALLPVVDYEHCSRWNWWGSSVKKTMVCAGGDIRSGCNGDSGGPLNCPTEDGGWQVHGVTSFVSAFGCNTLRKPTVFTRVSAFIDWIEETIASH from the exons ATGATGCTCCGGCTGCTCAGTTCCCTCCTCCTTGTGGCCGTTG cCTCAGGCTATGGCCCACCTTCCTCTCGCCCTTCCAGCCGCGTTGTCAATGGTGAGGATGCGGTCCCCTACAGCTGGCCCTGGCAG GTTTCCCTGCAGTATGAGAAAAGCGGAAGCTTCTACCACACCTGTGGTGGCAGCCTCATCGCCCCCGATTGGGTTGTGACTGCCGGCCACTGCATCTC GAGCTCCCGGACCTACCAGGTGGTGTTGGGCGAGTACGACCGTGCTGTGAAGGAGGGCCCCGAGCAGGTGATCCCCATCAACTCTGAGGACCTGTTTGTGCATCCACTCTGGAACAGCTCGTGTGTGGCCTGTGG CAATGACATCGCCCTCATCAAGCTCTCACGCAGTGCCCAGCTGGGAGACGCCGTCCAGCTCGCCTCACTCCCTCCCGCTGGTGACATCCTTCCCAACGAGACACCCTGCTACATCACTGGCTGGGGCCGTCTCTATA CCAACGGGCCACTCCCAGACAAGCTGCAGGAGGCCCTGCTGCCCGTGGTGGACTACGAGCACTGCTCCAGGTGGAACTGGTGGGGTTCCTCCGTGAAGAAGACCATGGTGTGTGCTGGAGGGGACATCCGCTCCGGCTGCAAC GGTGACTCTGGAGGACCCCTCAACTGCCCCACAGAGGATGGTGGCTGGCAGGTCCATGGTGTGACCAGCTTTGTTTCTGCCTTTGGCTGCAACACCCTCAGGAAGCCCACGGTGTTCACTCGAGTCTCGGCCTTCATCGACTGGATTGAGGAG